One stretch of Lysobacter sp. TY2-98 DNA includes these proteins:
- a CDS encoding TetR/AcrR family transcriptional regulator, with protein MANARARRPGRRPVEDDADLRGRLVDAALAAYAATGVRATTNRAIARSAGVNPALVNYYFGDRLTDAVVEERILPALGELLAAMGHPPEAPLALATRFVDAVSAVIAQHPWLPPLWMREVLVEGGAFRHVVLDRVGAVPRAVASRLAESQRAGQLDGDLDPRLVVVSLVGLTLFTAASAPIWRHLFAADDLDVSVLRRHAHALLAHGLAPPGALR; from the coding sequence ATGGCCAACGCGCGCGCCCGTCGCCCCGGTCGACGCCCCGTCGAAGACGACGCCGACCTGCGTGGTCGCCTGGTCGACGCAGCCCTCGCCGCGTACGCGGCCACCGGCGTCCGCGCCACGACCAATCGCGCGATCGCCCGCAGCGCCGGCGTGAATCCCGCACTGGTGAACTACTACTTCGGCGACCGCCTCACGGATGCGGTCGTCGAGGAACGCATCCTGCCCGCGCTGGGCGAACTGCTCGCCGCAATGGGCCACCCGCCCGAAGCGCCACTCGCGCTCGCCACGCGCTTCGTCGATGCAGTGTCCGCGGTGATCGCGCAGCACCCGTGGCTGCCTCCCTTGTGGATGCGCGAAGTGCTGGTCGAAGGCGGCGCGTTCCGGCACGTCGTGCTCGACCGCGTGGGCGCCGTGCCGCGCGCGGTTGCCTCACGACTCGCCGAGTCACAGCGCGCCGGCCAGCTCGATGGCGACCTCGACCCGCGACTGGTCGTCGTTTCGCTCGTCGGCCTCACGCTGTTCACCGCCGCCAGCGCGCCGATCTGGCGCCACCTGTTCGCAGCTGACGACCTCGACGTCAGCGTCCTGCGTCGCCACGCGCATGCGTTGCTCGCCCACGGACTCGCGCCGCCCGGAGCCCTTCGATGA